One segment of Pyricularia oryzae 70-15 chromosome 3, whole genome shotgun sequence DNA contains the following:
- a CDS encoding arginase: MSSTHATQNGSNSQTDASTPDYTKTPPVMLTTMVESKFLSSPEDLGVVAVGFSGGQCKPGVDAAPSALIDSGLLTQLHSELGYRLHGHTQVHLYGDLEPANDPPYRNMKKPLAVSAVTRRIAEQTYEQAKEGRMVLTLGGDHSIAIGTIGGVAKAIKERFQGRREVAVIWVDAHADINTPETSDSGNIHGMPVSFLTGLATEDKDEYFGWLKDDNRISVNKLVYIGLRDVDPGEKKILRENKIKAFSMFDIDRHGIGRVMEMALAHIGTDTPIHLSFDVDALDPMWAPSTGTPVRGGLTLREGDYICECVHETGQLVAMDLVEVNPSLSPSDGDPGAHETVRAGCSLVRCALGESLL, encoded by the exons ATGTCTTCAACACATGCTACCCAGAACGGGTCGAATTCCCAGACCGACGCTTCTACGCCAGACTACACCAAAACCCCTCCCGTCATGTTGACCACAATGGTGGAGAGCAAGTTCCTCTCGAGCCCAGAGGACCTGGGAGTCGTGGCCGTTGGATTCTCTGGAGGCCAG TGCAAACCTGGTGTTGACGCCGCCCCCTCGGCTCTCATCGACTCCGGCCTCCTCACGCAGCTCCACTCGGAACTCGGTTACCGCCTGCATGGCCACACCCAGGTTCATCTGTACGGAGACCTCGAGCCGGCAAACGACCCCCCGTATCGAAACATGAAGAAGCCGCTCGCCGTGTCAGCTGTGACGCGCCGGATCGCAGAGCAGACGTACGAGCAGGCGAAAGAAGGCCGCATGGTGCTCACCCTGGGTGGCGACCATAGCATCGCCATCGGAACAATCGGCGGGGTCGCCAAGGCCATCAAGGAGCGGTTCCAGGGCCGGCGCGAGGTGGCCGTCATTTGGGTGGATGCGCACGCGGATATCAATACGCCGGAAACTTCGGACAGCGGAAACATCCACGGCATGCCTGTGTCTTTCCTAACGGGATTGGCAACGGAGGACAAGGACGAGTACTTTGGCTGGCTGAAGGATGACAACCGCATCAGCGTCAACAAGCTTGTTTACATTGGTCTGCGGGACGTGGACCCGGGCGAAAAGAAGATACTGCGCGAGAACAAGATCAAGGCATTTAGCATGTTTGATATTGACAGGCACGGAATCGGTCGCGTCATGGAGATGGCACTGGCGCATATCGGCACCGATACACCCATCCACCTCTCTTTCGACGTGGATGCGCTCGACCCCATGTGGGCTCCCAGCACGGGGACGCCGGTCCGTGGTGGCTTGACGCTGCGCGAGGGAGACTACATTTGCGAATGCGTACACGAGACGGGACAACTGGTTGCTATGGACTTGGTCGAGGTGAACCCTAGCCTGTCGCCGAGCGATGGAGACCCCGGGGCGCACGAGACAGTCAGGGCTGGATGCAGCTTGGTGAGATGCGCATTGGGAGAGAGTTTGCTGTAA